The segment TTCGGTGAAGGGGAACGTAGCAGGATATATAGATCGAGTAGGAGGCCTGTCCCTTCTTTTCCACTTTCTAATATTCAGATGATAAGTCCACAAGTCCGACCCAGTCACAAACAGGATCTCCTTCTCTGATGAGGTCACGGATGATACAATTTCATAGTCCATATCTGGCAATTCATCTCTTTCTTCAAGTTCCCAACTAGCTTCTTTCCACTCCCATATGTCAAAGTACTCCCCATGTAGAACTACAAGTGACAGCGATCCTCCCAGATCGATCAGATATGTACAAATTGTTATCCTGTCTTCTTCTCGCAATCCTTTTGGATAGTGAGGCAGCTCCATAACTTCGAATCTCTCTTCCATATCAACACTGAGGATTAAACCAGGATCTTCCAAAGAAACAAGCCAGTAGATCTTTCCTCCTACAAAGACATGACCGGATCTGTGTGggataaaataattatacattgGAAGATGAGGCACAGAGCCGATGCTCCTCCTCCAAGCACCAGTGATAGAAGAATACACCTCACATTCTACGAGCAAACCTTCTCCAGCGTTTTTCTCACCATCAGAGAATATGCGGAAAATTTTGTACTCGCTAATGTCAGGACCATATGCAACTCCGATACTTGGTTCAGTCCAAAACGATGGTCTGCCTTGAGGAAGAAGCAGAGTCTGTTCAGTAGAAGGATTGCAGATCCATATCTGATAATCTACTTCATATTCATCAGAAAGTTGGTTGATGCAGCATACTAGTCCATTGAATGATGCGATCATGTGCATGTGGTGATCAGCGCTTCTTCCCGGAGGATCAACCGTAGCATGGTGTTGAAATTTGAACTTCCCCGGCTTCAAAAGATACAGATTCATAGCGTTGTCTACTCTAGGACAAGCTATGTATGTGGGCTTCTTCCTCGATTGAGCTAGATGCATCGTAGCAAAATGTTTGTCTCTAACAGAGCCATACCAGTATTTGTTAACCGTTTTCACTGAACGGATAGACCTTACTGAGAGTCGAGATAAGATGTCAGAAAAGACACCTCGGTCAGATTCTACTCCATCCCATGTCACTCGCCTGCGATGCTGAGCTCGCGTCtctaccattttttttttgtttgcttcttgTTGCTAAGGCTCTGcatggacaaaaaaaaaacatcgatTAGCCAATAAAAAAGGTTTCAGAAACAGATATATTTGCAACATCTATGTGTATTTATTTGACTGTAATCAGCGCACAACTGCTAACGACTCATACATAAACATAGTTAGATCCGCAGATAAAGACCAAAAAAGAACAGCTAACGAACACCCATCAGAACCAAGCAAAAGGGTGTAACAGAAGGGAAAATGCATCAAAGCCTTTTTCATATCTATGCATGAGAAAAAAACTGGAAAGAATCCAAAGAGCCTAGAAATATGATCTAAATCAGTGTCCTAAAAAGTCTTCTAGGCGGCGGCCCTAGGCCTTCTAAGCGATTATCTTCTAAACCGCctagaaaattataatattataatagtaAATAAGCAATCGAGAAAGAAGTAACATCATAcactaaaaaaatcaagaattagTTGCAGAAGCAAAATCCATGTCCTAATATGATCTAAATCAGTGTCCTAAAAAGTCTTTTAGGCGGCGGCCTAGGCCTTCTAAAACCATGGCGATTATCTTCTAAACCGCctagaaaattataatatcataatagtAAATAAGCGATCGAGAAAGGAGTAACATCATATACTACAAAAAATCAAGAATTAGATGCAGAAGAAAAATCCATGTCCTAAAATATGATCTAAATCAGTGTCTTAAAAAGTCTTCTAGGCGGCGGCCCTAGGCCTTCTAAAACCATGACAATTATCTTTTAAACCGcctaaaaattataatatcacaATAGTAAATAAGCGATCGAGAAAGGAGTAACATCATATACTACACAAAATCAAGAATTAGTTGCAGAAGCAAAATCCATTACCACAGAATCAAAACAACTGTTTCATCAGCGTCTGTCACAGAATCAGAACCACAAATAAATGATGATACCTAATCCTAAccaaaaggaaacaaatataacaaaattatcaTTTGCAAAATTCAGATCTGTTGGGATTTGTCGAGCCCATGTCTAACTCTACTTAGGCCGATAAGTACAAACTTTGGGTTTAAAAGCCACATGGATTTGTTATGGGCCTTTTTTCCTAAAACGCCTCGTATTAATCAGAGTGAGACATCCTTTAACATTCTAGACaatatttgtttcaaatgtggaattttgttttcatttacaACAAGATCTAATATGATGCAGTATTATCACAAATTGAAAAGAAGTGAAATCTATGAGACATTTTCCCGGCTTTGAGATGCTTTTGCTGAAATGAGAATTTACTGAGAAAGTAATGGCTGGGGTTAAACTAGAGGATCAGATAATAGCTTATAAAGAGTCTtagatacatatataaacatattgaATACCATAATAGAGTTGATATATACTCAAGTCGTCAATAAATATAGTAAACACTTGTTACTTTTTCGGATGTTGACTATAGGTAATGCTTGAAAGTGTGCAAAAGGATTAATCTCGTCAACGGCTATAATTTAGTTGCTAAAcaattttgattaagatttgaCTATAGACGAAATGCTTGTAAGCCTATTTAAGTAAGAACTTTATTCTCATGGACAATTTGATATTTCAATTTACTGGAATATATATAGTGTATGAACAAAGTACAATCTAATACATGCATTGATTTAGAATTGAACCCTCTCACAAAAATTATTACAGTGTCATATGTGAGCATTCATGTGGCCATGAGTTCCTATAAACTtgcttacatatatatacatgcagAGAAAATGAGCTACGGATTCTGCCATTTTCCAAAATACAGATTTCAGAAAATGCAGACTCTAGGAATAGCAACAATGACTGGTAAATGCACatcttaaaagaaaagaaaaatgccTAGTTAGATTTCTAATTAATGGGTCCAATTTGcacaaaagataaataaattatttaaattcagaAAGAATATTTTTCGGAACAGATGGGGAATCATTCTATCTTAGGCATAGAAGTAGTCCTTAAGCAGAATACAATTCTACTAAAATAACCTCATCAAAAACAAGTAATATTTATCTAAAACAGAAATTTAGTCAAGAAGCTTCTATCAAGAGGTATATGCAAGACATATgaaataaaaggaaacaacaAAAGGATTGTgcccttttctcaaaaaaaaaaaacaaaaggattGTTGATGATGTCCCAATGCCTAATCAATGTGTATGATGATGTTAAAGGATATATGTTTGGACTTCCACTTATGTCAAATCAATGTATGTGAACACACAATAGAACAGATCATGAAACCAACTAACCTTGTGAGGTGTGTTCTGCTTCAGCAACAATCAACAAACTCATAATCTTTTAGCCGTGACCCTCCTTTCATCAAAGCTTTCCCCtctttaaaaacgaaaattcaTAACtgattttctaaattttaataatat is part of the Raphanus sativus cultivar WK10039 chromosome 5, ASM80110v3, whole genome shotgun sequence genome and harbors:
- the LOC108858137 gene encoding F-box protein At5g49610 — its product is MVETRAQHRRRVTWDGVESDRGVFSDILSRLSVRSIRSVKTVNKYWYGSVRDKHFATMHLAQSRKKPTYIACPRVDNAMNLYLLKPGKFKFQHHATVDPPGRSADHHMHMIASFNGLVCCINQLSDEYEVDYQIWICNPSTEQTLLLPQGRPSFWTEPSIGVAYGPDISEYKIFRIFSDGEKNAGEGLLVECEVYSSITGAWRRSIGSVPHLPMYNYFIPHRSGHVFVGGKIYWLVSLEDPGLILSVDMEERFEVMELPHYPKGLREEDRITICTYLIDLGGSLSLVVLHGEYFDIWEWKEASWELEERDELPDMDYEIVSSVTSSEKEILFVTGSDLWTYHLNIRKWKRRDRPPTRSIYPATFPFTESLLPCNGGVRLEGR